One segment of Fuscovulum ytuae DNA contains the following:
- the yaaA gene encoding peroxide stress protein YaaA has protein sequence MLCVISPAKRLDETRRDLPGDLVPTEPMFASDAAKLARIARGLSVGELRALMGISEPLAKLNAERFRAFQAKPAAEVLKPAAFCFDGDTYAGLEAKTLDEDALRWAQGRLRILSGLYGLLRPLDLIQPYRLEMGSRLTNPKGSDLYAFWGGRIAKALNKTAEEVGTDTLVNCASQEYFGAVDAKSLKLQVITPVFLEGTGEGAKVVSFFAKKARGAMARFIAEHRLRNPDDLRSFDTGGYALDSRASGDGRLVFRRDVAAVA, from the coding sequence ATGCTGTGCGTTATTTCCCCTGCAAAACGACTCGATGAGACGCGGCGAGATCTGCCCGGTGACCTTGTGCCGACAGAGCCCATGTTCGCCTCTGACGCGGCGAAACTGGCGCGCATTGCGCGGGGACTTTCGGTGGGCGAGTTGCGGGCGCTGATGGGAATTTCGGAGCCTTTGGCCAAGCTGAACGCCGAACGGTTCCGGGCTTTTCAGGCGAAGCCGGCGGCAGAGGTTCTGAAACCCGCCGCATTCTGCTTTGACGGCGATACCTATGCGGGGCTGGAAGCAAAGACGCTGGACGAGGATGCACTGCGTTGGGCGCAAGGGCGGTTGCGGATATTGTCGGGTCTTTACGGGCTGTTGCGGCCCTTGGACCTTATCCAGCCCTATCGGTTGGAGATGGGCAGCAGGTTGACCAATCCGAAGGGGTCAGACCTTTACGCCTTTTGGGGCGGGCGGATCGCAAAGGCGTTGAACAAGACGGCGGAAGAGGTCGGGACGGATACCCTTGTGAACTGCGCATCGCAGGAATACTTTGGGGCGGTGGATGCTAAGTCTTTGAAATTGCAGGTCATCACGCCGGTCTTCCTCGAAGGGACGGGCGAAGGAGCGAAGGTTGTGTCCTTCTTCGCCAAGAAGGCCCGGGGGGCGATGGCGCGGTTTATTGCGGAGCATCGGTTGAGGAACCCGGATGATCTGCGCAGTTTTGACACCGGGGGATATGCCCTTGATTCAAGGGCAAGCGGCGACGGTAGGCTGGTGTTTCGCCGCGATGTGGCGGCCGTTGCTTAG
- a CDS encoding hybrid sensor histidine kinase/response regulator, producing MKPRCAELESDCHDACPPTAASLSLADRLARERRARLAAERTLEWKMRELAAAQEKLALQARALSEQMVEERQSAHAARSEAARLKGQNQRYLGDLDRAHTAAVMAERRLRTSIDTIRDGFAVFDTENRLVMANRAFLFPFAPSTLLPGTSYPDLLSALAPLLRLDQPAEDWVTAMQDRIATDPIPPVEIALQSGTWLRLEDRLARDGDRVCLAIDITAEMRLRAAIEAIPDGFVIFDRDDRLALCNQTYRDLYATETLTIEPGIRFEDILRTSVAAGRFPDAVGREEEWTQERLADFRAASGHVETHLADGRWLRAQDRPTPDGGRVGLRRDITAEREVEQTLRAARLAAESASVAKSAFLANMSHEIRTPMNGVVGMAELLCATDLTEDQRLFAETIRSSGEALLAIINDILDWSKIEAGRIALRNAPFDLERLIHETAILLQPQARAKGIDLLVDYDMFLPTRLVGDAGRLRQVLTNLMGNAVKFTETGHVLVRVVGSLEGADSARLHVTVEDTGIGIAAEHVDHIFGEFNQVESAEDRRYQGTGLGLAITRRLIERMQGNLWVESEPGEGSCFGFALALPVAEATAPPCLPTALHHVLLAEAHPVNRAILERQLHQLGIAVRHHRPGFGSPPDDASDLLLIDADPGAEDGLSLLRDLRAQGHAAPALLMAAPDAIARAEAAVEQGLAQAVLAKPVLRADLFAGLMRISGMSLPSPTAEPAPPRQLRILAAEDNRTNQLVLAKMLRDLNFDLRFAEDGRQAVDMWRSFHPDLIFMDISMPIMDGCAAARSIREAEAGRAHVPIIALTAHAMEEDSHRIRAAGMDHHLTKPLRRSAILDVLTRFTAFTEARASAA from the coding sequence CTCGCCCTTCAGGCGCGTGCTTTGTCCGAACAGATGGTCGAAGAACGCCAATCCGCTCACGCCGCCCGGTCCGAAGCGGCCCGGCTCAAGGGGCAGAACCAGCGTTATCTTGGGGATCTTGACCGCGCTCATACCGCTGCCGTCATGGCCGAACGCCGCCTGCGCACCTCTATCGACACAATCCGAGATGGCTTTGCTGTATTCGATACCGAAAACCGTCTCGTCATGGCCAATCGCGCCTTTCTGTTCCCTTTTGCGCCCTCCACCCTTCTTCCTGGGACGTCCTATCCGGACCTGCTTTCTGCCCTTGCCCCCCTCCTGCGGCTCGACCAGCCAGCCGAAGACTGGGTCACCGCCATGCAGGATCGTATCGCCACCGACCCGATCCCACCGGTAGAAATTGCCTTGCAATCCGGTACGTGGTTGCGCCTTGAAGATAGGCTCGCCCGCGACGGCGATCGGGTGTGCCTTGCCATCGACATCACCGCCGAAATGCGCCTGCGTGCCGCGATTGAGGCGATCCCCGACGGTTTCGTCATCTTTGACCGCGACGATCGCCTTGCTCTTTGCAACCAGACGTACCGTGATCTTTACGCGACCGAGACGCTTACCATCGAACCCGGCATCCGCTTCGAAGATATCCTCCGCACCAGCGTTGCTGCAGGCCGCTTCCCCGATGCTGTCGGGCGGGAAGAGGAATGGACGCAAGAACGCCTCGCCGATTTTCGTGCGGCCTCTGGCCATGTCGAAACGCACCTCGCCGATGGTCGCTGGCTGCGGGCACAGGACCGACCCACGCCAGACGGCGGTCGCGTGGGCCTGCGTCGCGACATCACGGCCGAGAGAGAGGTGGAACAGACCCTCCGCGCCGCCCGTCTTGCGGCGGAATCCGCCAGCGTCGCGAAATCCGCCTTCCTGGCCAATATGAGCCATGAGATACGCACCCCAATGAACGGCGTCGTGGGTATGGCCGAACTTCTCTGCGCAACCGATCTGACCGAAGATCAACGACTTTTTGCCGAAACCATCCGCTCATCGGGCGAGGCGCTTCTTGCCATCATCAACGACATTCTCGACTGGTCCAAGATCGAGGCGGGACGAATAGCCCTGCGCAACGCGCCCTTCGATCTGGAACGCCTCATCCACGAAACCGCAATCCTTTTGCAGCCACAGGCCCGCGCCAAGGGGATAGACCTTCTGGTCGACTATGACATGTTCCTTCCCACCCGCCTTGTCGGCGATGCCGGTCGCCTCAGACAGGTGCTGACGAATCTGATGGGCAACGCGGTGAAGTTCACCGAAACCGGTCATGTCCTTGTCCGCGTGGTGGGCAGCCTCGAAGGTGCAGACAGCGCCCGCCTTCACGTCACGGTCGAAGATACCGGGATCGGCATCGCGGCGGAACATGTCGATCACATCTTCGGCGAATTCAATCAGGTCGAAAGTGCCGAGGACAGGCGCTATCAGGGCACGGGTCTGGGCCTTGCCATCACGCGCCGCTTGATCGAACGGATGCAGGGCAATCTCTGGGTCGAATCCGAACCCGGCGAAGGGTCATGTTTCGGCTTCGCCCTTGCACTTCCGGTGGCCGAAGCGACGGCCCCCCCCTGCCTTCCAACCGCATTGCATCATGTACTTCTTGCGGAAGCGCATCCAGTGAACAGGGCAATCCTTGAACGGCAACTGCACCAACTGGGCATCGCCGTGCGTCACCACCGTCCGGGCTTTGGATCCCCGCCGGACGATGCATCCGATCTTCTTCTGATCGACGCCGATCCTGGGGCAGAGGATGGCCTATCCCTTCTGCGCGACCTGAGGGCACAGGGGCATGCAGCCCCGGCCCTTCTCATGGCCGCGCCCGATGCGATTGCAAGGGCCGAAGCGGCGGTGGAACAGGGCCTTGCACAGGCCGTGCTGGCCAAGCCCGTGCTGCGGGCCGATCTCTTTGCCGGATTGATGCGTATCTCTGGCATGTCCCTGCCGTCGCCCACAGCAGAACCCGCTCCGCCACGCCAGCTGCGCATCCTCGCCGCCGAAGACAACCGGACGAACCAGCTTGTTCTTGCAAAGATGCTGCGCGATCTGAACTTCGACCTGCGCTTTGCAGAAGATGGGCGTCAGGCGGTCGATATGTGGCGTAGCTTCCATCCAGATTTGATCTTCATGGATATCTCTATGCCGATAATGGACGGCTGCGCCGCCGCCCGCAGCATACGTGAGGCGGAGGCAGGTCGCGCCCATGTCCCCATCATCGCCTTGACCGCCCATGCGATGGAAGAAGACAGCCACCGCATCCGCGCTGCTGGCATGGACCACCATTTGACCAAACCGCTCCGCCGCTCGGCGATCCTTGACGTGCTTACCCGGTTTACTGCCTTCACCGAAGCGCGCGCCAGCGCGGCCTAA